The following coding sequences lie in one Nycticebus coucang isolate mNycCou1 chromosome 18, mNycCou1.pri, whole genome shotgun sequence genomic window:
- the CPSF4L gene encoding putative cleavage and polyadenylation specificity factor subunit 4-like protein — protein MQEVIAGVEEFTFTFQKEVEMQKDAGLRPFQVLDKSGSAVCNFFAKGLCKKGKLVGLGSGVMAPTGVQAKEGPLRTELQHLLRVPWRAELGPAVGDGASREALPLVVVCKHWLRGLCKKGHHCEFLHQYNIARTPQCSFYSKFGDCNNKECPFFHVKPAFRSQDCPWSDQGFCKNGPLCKYCHVPGIMCFNYLVSFCPEGPRCQFAQ, from the exons ATGCAAGAGGTCATTGCAGGGGTGGAAGAGTTTACTTTCACCTTCCAGAAGGAAGTTGAAATGCAAAAGGACGCTGGGCTCCGGCCTTTCCAGGTCTTGGACA aATCAGGCTCAGCTGTGTGCAACTTCTTTGCTAAAGGGCTGTGTAAAAAAGGTAAGTTAGTGGGCCTGGGCTCAGGGG TTATGGCCCCCACTGGGGTCCAGGCAAAGGAAGGTCCACTAAGGACTGAGCTCCAGCACCTTCTGAGGGTTCCCTGGAGGGCTGAGCTGGGCCCGGCCGTGGGTGATGGAGCCTCCAGGGAAGCTCTGCCCCTTGTGGTGGTGTGTAAGCACTGGCTACGGGGACTGTGCAAGAAGGGCCACCACTGCGAGTTCCTGCACCAGTATAACATTGCCAGGACGCCCCAGTGCTCTTTCTACTCCAAGTTCG GTGACTGCAACAATAAGGAGTGTCCCTTCTTCCATGTGAAGCCAGCCTTCAGGTCACAGGACTGTCCTTGGTCTGACCAAGGTTTCTGCAAGAATG GTCCCCTCTGTAAATACTGCCATGTCCCCGGAATAATGTGTTTCAATTACTTAGTCAGCTTCTGCCCTGAGGGACCCAGGTGCCAATTTGCTCagtga